In the Aliarcobacter cryaerophilus genome, one interval contains:
- the flhA gene encoding flagellar biosynthesis protein FlhA: MKFSFKNIFSRDLIAVALFLSMLAIIIIPLNQVAIDFFISISLALSFLILLISLYIQKPADLTTFPTLLLILVIFRLALSIATTRSILADGHNGPDAVSTIISAFGEFVVGGNMVIGVVIFIILVLINFMVVTKGATRVAEVTARFTLDSMPGKQMAIDADLNAGFIDDKEAQERRKALITEANFYGAMDGSSKFVKGDAIAGIIITVVNIVGGLLVGIFQHDLPASEAASIYTILTIGDGLVAQIPALLTSTATAIIITRSNTDDERFATRAVNQLLKDTKSLILVGIGLMLFGLVPGFPTGILMTMGLMISALGYTIIMIDKGEDNIVTRFFKPQVPKKIEKPEDLKEKKRAAAVPDESQSIETVMKLEVLELKLGIRLLQLVQGNSELLDKIKAIRKNIASELGFIIPQIRISDDTTLGANEYQFYLKRIPIVKGRIEVDKLLAMGGLSSEHLDGIKVKEPVFNLDAVWISKDLKEDALMKGFTVVDAPTIISTHISEIIRKYAEDIITRQDVVDIVERLKKDFPIVVEEAMKVASYGSLLKVCKDLLHEKIPIIDMLTIIEAIADIAEFTKAPEILLEHVRAKLFRLITQKYKDTDGVLHIVTIKPELEQQFIGKLQDHHGASQLMLSIAEINNLVTKTKQLLDDIEKKGFSKVAMVVDPVLRKRVSEIYEKFGLSIPVLSHAELDSKANFAIEGTLEF; encoded by the coding sequence ATGAAGTTTAGTTTTAAAAATATTTTCTCTAGGGATTTAATAGCAGTAGCATTGTTTTTATCAATGCTTGCTATTATTATCATACCTCTAAATCAAGTTGCTATTGACTTTTTTATATCTATATCTTTAGCTTTATCTTTTTTAATTTTATTAATTTCTCTTTATATACAAAAGCCAGCAGATTTAACAACTTTTCCAACACTTTTACTAATTTTGGTTATATTTAGATTAGCCCTTAGTATTGCAACAACGAGATCTATTTTAGCAGATGGACACAATGGACCAGATGCTGTAAGTACAATTATTTCAGCTTTTGGAGAGTTTGTTGTTGGCGGAAATATGGTTATTGGGGTTGTTATTTTTATTATTTTAGTTTTGATAAACTTTATGGTTGTAACAAAAGGTGCTACAAGGGTTGCTGAGGTAACTGCTAGATTTACACTTGATTCAATGCCTGGTAAACAAATGGCTATTGATGCAGATTTAAATGCTGGATTTATTGATGATAAAGAGGCACAAGAGAGAAGAAAAGCACTTATAACAGAAGCAAACTTCTATGGAGCAATGGATGGGTCATCTAAATTTGTAAAAGGTGATGCAATTGCTGGTATTATTATTACAGTTGTAAATATTGTTGGTGGACTTTTGGTTGGTATTTTTCAACACGATTTACCAGCTAGTGAAGCTGCAAGTATCTATACAATTTTAACTATTGGAGATGGACTTGTTGCACAAATTCCAGCTCTTTTAACATCAACTGCAACTGCTATTATAATAACAAGATCAAATACAGATGATGAAAGATTTGCAACAAGAGCTGTAAATCAACTTTTAAAAGATACAAAATCTCTTATTTTAGTTGGTATTGGTTTAATGCTTTTTGGATTAGTTCCAGGTTTCCCTACTGGAATTTTAATGACAATGGGACTTATGATATCAGCTTTAGGTTACACTATTATTATGATTGATAAGGGTGAAGATAATATTGTTACAAGATTTTTTAAACCACAAGTTCCTAAAAAGATTGAAAAACCAGAAGATTTAAAAGAGAAGAAAAGAGCAGCAGCTGTTCCTGACGAGAGTCAAAGTATAGAAACTGTAATGAAACTTGAAGTTTTGGAGTTAAAACTTGGAATTAGACTTTTACAACTGGTTCAAGGTAACTCAGAACTTCTTGATAAAATAAAAGCGATAAGAAAAAATATAGCTTCTGAGTTAGGATTTATAATACCACAAATAAGAATTTCTGATGATACAACTTTAGGAGCAAATGAGTATCAATTTTATCTAAAAAGAATTCCAATAGTAAAAGGAAGAATAGAAGTAGATAAACTTCTTGCAATGGGTGGATTATCAAGTGAGCATCTTGATGGAATAAAAGTAAAAGAACCTGTATTTAATCTAGATGCTGTTTGGATTTCAAAAGATTTAAAAGAAGATGCTTTGATGAAAGGGTTTACAGTTGTAGATGCTCCAACAATTATATCAACTCATATATCAGAAATTATTAGAAAATATGCAGAAGATATTATTACAAGACAAGATGTTGTTGATATTGTAGAGAGATTGAAAAAAGATTTCCCTATTGTTGTTGAAGAAGCTATGAAAGTTGCTTCATATGGAAGTTTGTTAAAAGTTTGTAAAGATTTGCTTCATGAAAAAATTCCAATTATAGATATGCTTACAATAATTGAGGCAATAGCAGATATTGCTGAGTTTACAAAGGCTCCAGAGATACTCTTAGAGCATGTAAGAGCAAAACTTTTTAGACTTATTACTCAAAAATATAAAGATACAGATGGAGTTTTACATATAGTTACTATTAAACCAGAGCTTGAACAACAGTTTATAGGAAAACTTCAAGATCATCATGGTGCAAGTCAGTTGATGTTAAGTATTGCAGAGATAAATAATCTTGTAACAAAAACAAAACAGCTTTTAGATGATATTGAGAAAAAAGGTTTTTCAAAAGTTGCAATGGTTGTTGATCCTGTTTTAAGAAAAAGAGTATCAGAAATTTATGAGAAGTTTGGTCTTTCTATTCC